CGTTATTGATATCATCATCGACGGCCACATCGATACCGACTTCTCTAGAGATTTGGCTGCCCATTGTATCGTCCTCATCATCATCCCCGGTGACATTGTGATGGACTTCAGTAGCAATTTGGCCGCTGGTGGTATGGCCCCCAGTATCACCCTGGACGACGTTGACACGGCCAGTATTATGGGCATGGCCACCAACTCTAGTATTACGCCTACAGCAACACTTGAGTTTGTGAAGCACAATAAAAAGCATAACACTAGCAGTCAGTAGGTAGACCAATTTCCCGGCCACGTCGAGATGAAATGACAGTTCCACTTCCCTggttttacaaaagaaaaaattgaatcaaacccacaaaaacacaaacatatataattggGAATAATCATAGCTATTGTTTGTTTACCTGATGGGAAGCTGAGGGAAGTCTGGAAACGGCTTGACTGTCAAGCGTCCCATGCCTGTCAAACGGCTTGGCTGATTGTTATGTGTATATAGGGGAGAGAGTTGATGCTTGGTGAGAAAAGAGAGACAGAAGAGAGGGTATGGGTTGCAGTGTGTGAGAAAACATATAGTGAATGGTCCCAATTTATAAGTGGCATCGAGCAGAAACGGAcgaagatattttaaaatatggttTTAAAACCAtattagatataaaatatattttaaaatatggttTTAAAACCAtattagatataaaattttatttatctaacccaattttattcatcaacccaagatataaaattatataccaTTAATGGTATGTGAATCAATAtattagatataaaatatattttaaaatacaggAAAATCTgagcaattaaaaaataataataataaagaccaaaaatcacataagccgacttatcaaaaaaaaaaaaaaaagaagaagaaaaaaatgtgaaacGGTCAACGTCAAGGTGCAGAATAGATTCTCTGAGTCTCCCCAACTTAGCGCTCTGATTGTCTGAAAACACTGAAGACTGACCCAAACCCTCGTGACGTTCGTAAGCAAaataactttttcaatttttcattttggccCTTTCCTAAATATCACTTTCACTTCTCTCACTAGTACTACTAACACTTCTTCACTCACTCACTCGTATCCATAACATCTTTACAGACTCAGAGTccgtttagatagaacttattttgttgaaattgaaaattgaaaactgaaaacactgtagtaaaataatttttaaatgtgtaaatagtactgtgagacccatttttaataaaaaaattgctgaaaaataaaatttataggacccataaatagtgcatttgtgcactatTCATAGCTGAAAAGTCCATACTTacggctgggttaaaaaaaaaaaaaaaaagggaaaacgcGGACGTGGACGCAGAGAaatgctatccaaacgccctctcaCTTCCCACTATTACTATTATGTGATAAGTCGGCTTATGTGATTTTTggtctttattattattatttttttaattgctcaGATTTTCCTGTCCACAGAATGTCCTTCTCTCCATAAGACAATCAGAGCGCTAAGTTGGGGAGACTCAGCGAATCTCTTCTGCACCTTGACGTTGACcgtttcacattttttttcttttttcttttttcttttttgataagtcggcttatgtgatttttggtctttatttttttttttttaattgctcaGATTTTcctgtattttaaaatatattttatatctaataTATTGATTCACATACCATTAAtggtatataattttatatcttgggttgatgaataaaattgggttagatg
This genomic stretch from Castanea sativa cultivar Marrone di Chiusa Pesio chromosome 1, ASM4071231v1 harbors:
- the LOC142619629 gene encoding uncharacterized protein LOC142619629; protein product: MGRLTVKPFPDFPQLPIREVELSFHLDVAGKLVYLLTASVMLFIVLHKLKCCCRRNTRVGGHAHNTGRVNVVQGDTGGHTTSGQIATEVHHNVTGDDDEDDTMGSQISREVGIDVAVDDDINNGEIAMTQTSLPAFVAFLFN